The genomic interval CGCCCTGCGCCCGCGCACGGTGCTGCTGCCCCCGGCCGAGGACCGGCATCCCGACCACCGCCACGCATCAACGCTGGTGCGCGACGCGTGTTTTGCGGCGGGGCTCGCGAGGATAGAGACAGAGGTCGATGGACACGCGCAGGACGCACACCGGCCGACGCTGCTCTTCACCTATCAAATGACCTGGGACACGGCGGCGGAATTGCTTGTGGATATCAGTCCCGTATTCGAGCAGAAACTGGAAGCCATCCGTTGTTACGCCACGCAATTCCATTCTGACTCGTCAAACGAAGGCCCGAAGACGTTTATCAGCACACCGGACTTCCTCGAAGCGATCATTGCCCGCTCGCGCCGTCTCGGATTTCTTATCGGCGCCGAACAAGCAGAAGGACTGTCGCCCCTGCAACCGTTCCGCGCGGAGATCGGCGGTCTTCTTTACACGTTACAATAATCACCTCGTCTCCTGTTTGTGTTAATATGGCCTTCTTGTAGTTACAACGACAGCGCATAATTACGGAAGTGTGTTCGGATCCGAGTCGACCACCGCATCCATTTAGTGCCGGTTTTGCCGAGGCGTTGATGGAGTGGAAGGTGCATACCATAACAATCGCAACCAATGAGAATAGAAACTTTTTCATGGGATTTTTCCTCCTAATGGTACCAGGACATCTATCACTTTATATAGATTACTTTTTGTGAAGCGATGATATTTCCATCTCTTGCTGCGATCTGTATTATGTAAGTTCCCGGTCCGATCGCTGAGAGGTCGAATGGAATGCTGTTGACACCCGCCGAACGCGCGCCGGTAAAAAATGTCGAGATCCATTTCCCGGCGATGGAATACATTGAGAGTGTTATATACTCGTCAGAAGGCAGCGCGAAGCGAAGCATTCCTTTCGGGGACCGTGTCGGGTTTGGAAACGCGGTAATCATGTGCGAGGGAGAATGACCGGACACACGTCCGGCTCCGCTCTTCGCCAGCCCCATAAACGCACTCCATTTCGTGTTGCAGTTGAACTCGTCGAACACCGCGCAGGAACTGTCGTTGGCGGTGTGCCAGTTTTTCATTTTCAACCGCAGGTAGACCGAATCCGGATTTCCCGCCGCTGCATATGATCCGAGAAAAACGGAGACCATTTCTACAGACATCGTATCCATGAAACCAAAAAACTTGGGGAATGTTCCAATCGGATAATTGTCCGCCCTGCAGATTCCGACACTGTCTATAGTAGCGAGCTTTGTATTATCCGATTTTCGCCACAATTCCAACATCCATGCAGTCGTGTCTGGAAGGCTGTACGTACTCGTCTCATAGTCCGAAACCGTCGCAATCACACGCACCATTGAAAGACTCGCGGAGTCCGTCAGGAGAAACGGTTTTGAAACAATCACCGAATTCAGGTATCCGGCAGCCGCCTCAATTCCAGGCGATTCGTACTCGGTGGTCCAACCGATGAACAGACTATCCTGACCATAATATCCCGGAATACACAATTCCCCGTATGTACAGCGAGCAGCAATGGAATCGTACAGGGTCCCAAGTGAGCGATACTGATAGATTTGATCACAGATAAATTCCAGGGAATCATCCGCGGTGCCGATTAGGATGCTTCCGATGTGCGACGGTTCTTCCGACGAACTGCCTTTCCGGTTCGCTCCGGACACCATGTCATCGAGTGCAACCGACGACAGGATAACGACGCTGATAAAAACGAGAAGGTGCGTGAAGCTGTGTCGATCACGATCATGTCTGCTGCGCATGGGATGTACTCCTCACCATGAAGTGAAGCTCATTGCCGCTGTAGGGTCTCTATTTCGATACATCTTTCGGATGGGCCGTGCAAACGAAGCGCACTTTCATCACGGACGGGTGTTTCTCAGAGTACATCAAACCAATTCATTGGAGATATGACCAC from Ignavibacteriota bacterium carries:
- the bshB1 gene encoding bacillithiol biosynthesis deacetylase BshB1, which translates into the protein MLDILAFSPHPDDAELYCSGTLLMLRRAGHRIGIADLTRGELSTRGTLETRAAETAAASRVLGLDARVNLDIPDGDIANTMENRLRVIRVLRALRPRTVLLPPAEDRHPDHRHASTLVRDACFAAGLARIETEVDGHAQDAHRPTLLFTYQMTWDTAAELLVDISPVFEQKLEAIRCYATQFHSDSSNEGPKTFISTPDFLEAIIARSRRLGFLIGAEQAEGLSPLQPFRAEIGGLLYTLQ
- a CDS encoding T9SS type A sorting domain-containing protein, which translates into the protein MRSRHDRDRHSFTHLLVFISVVILSSVALDDMVSGANRKGSSSEEPSHIGSILIGTADDSLEFICDQIYQYRSLGTLYDSIAARCTYGELCIPGYYGQDSLFIGWTTEYESPGIEAAAGYLNSVIVSKPFLLTDSASLSMVRVIATVSDYETSTYSLPDTTAWMLELWRKSDNTKLATIDSVGICRADNYPIGTFPKFFGFMDTMSVEMVSVFLGSYAAAGNPDSVYLRLKMKNWHTANDSSCAVFDEFNCNTKWSAFMGLAKSGAGRVSGHSPSHMITAFPNPTRSPKGMLRFALPSDEYITLSMYSIAGKWISTFFTGARSAGVNSIPFDLSAIGPGTYIIQIAARDGNIIASQKVIYIK